A genomic window from Rhodothermales bacterium includes:
- a CDS encoding sugar phosphate isomerase/epimerase family protein → MNRRTFLAGAGRMSLALAAAPAFPALYRPAPRKRILKALKFGMVDEPLSVLEKFKLLREIGYDGAELDSPSDLDPAEVVAARDATGLVIPGLVDSVHWRKTLSDPDPAVRDEGRAALEHALRQARLFGATTVLLVPAVVSQEVSYADAYTRSQAEIRKVLPLARELGVKIALENVWNQFLLSPLEMARYIDEFESPWIGAHFDIGNIVNFGWPEHWIRTLGPRILKLDVKEFSRKKRDDEGLWEGFGVEIGEGDCDWPAVNAALADIGYVGWAAAEVSGGNASRLRDIAARMDRVLPTV, encoded by the coding sequence ATGAATCGACGTACCTTCCTCGCCGGCGCCGGCCGCATGAGTCTCGCACTCGCCGCGGCGCCGGCGTTTCCGGCCCTGTATCGCCCGGCCCCCCGTAAGCGCATCCTCAAGGCGCTCAAGTTCGGGATGGTGGATGAGCCGCTTTCGGTGCTGGAGAAGTTCAAGCTGCTCAGAGAGATCGGGTACGACGGCGCCGAACTGGACAGCCCGAGCGACCTCGATCCCGCCGAGGTCGTCGCGGCGCGGGATGCGACCGGGCTAGTCATCCCCGGCCTCGTGGATTCCGTCCACTGGCGCAAGACATTGTCCGACCCCGACCCGGCGGTACGCGACGAAGGCCGCGCGGCACTCGAACACGCGCTCCGCCAGGCGCGGCTCTTTGGTGCGACCACCGTGCTTTTGGTGCCGGCCGTCGTCTCCCAGGAGGTCTCCTACGCCGATGCCTACACCCGCTCCCAGGCGGAAATCCGTAAGGTATTGCCGCTCGCCAGGGAGCTGGGCGTCAAGATCGCCCTGGAGAACGTGTGGAATCAGTTCTTGCTGAGCCCGCTCGAAATGGCCCGGTACATCGACGAATTCGAAAGCCCGTGGATCGGCGCGCATTTCGACATCGGCAACATCGTCAACTTCGGTTGGCCCGAACACTGGATCCGGACCCTCGGGCCGCGCATCTTGAAGCTGGATGTAAAGGAGTTCAGCCGCAAAAAGCGCGACGACGAGGGGTTGTGGGAAGGGTTTGGCGTCGAGATCGGCGAAGGGGATTGCGACTGGCCGGCGGTGAATGCCGCGCTGGCCGATATCGGCTACGTCGGCTGGGCCGCCGCCGAAGTCTCTGGCGGAAACGCCTCGCGGTTGCGCGATATCGCGGCGCGGATGGACCGCGTGTTGCCTACGGTCTGA
- a CDS encoding Gfo/Idh/MocA family oxidoreductase, whose product MHGNQRILNPFSRRDFLKTAAAATTGLSASLMTSGNFAYAGGSDVIRVGLVGAGGRGSGAARDCFESAEGVEIVAIGDLFRDRIEERREDLKEALGEGYKVTDDRIFSGFDAYKHVIDSDVDLVILATPPGFRPIHLRYAVEAGKHVFVEKPCAVDPSGVRSVIESGEMAMAKGLSIVAGTQYRRQPSYVEAIKRIHEGRIGEVVSAAEYYLTGPIWLRPRKPGMSDMEWQCRNWYYFTWLSGDHIVEQFVHNLDTIDWVMQGPPVSAIGSGGRQARVDPSFGHIWDNFNIQYTYANEVRVTAMCRQMENCYTNVSNRIIGTEGVADIHPDFSRLTSHKGKVIFEHPEKGNNPYVQEHTDLIASIRAGQPLNEAKHVAYSTMTAILGREACYTGQEVTWEQLMKSEQKLVPDTFAFGSLAEAPVAVPGITQVERLFS is encoded by the coding sequence GTGCACGGTAATCAGCGCATCCTCAATCCGTTCTCGCGGCGTGATTTTCTAAAGACGGCGGCCGCCGCCACAACCGGCCTCTCGGCCAGCCTGATGACCTCGGGCAACTTTGCGTATGCCGGCGGATCGGACGTCATCCGAGTCGGCCTGGTCGGCGCGGGCGGACGCGGGTCGGGCGCGGCGCGGGACTGCTTCGAATCCGCCGAAGGCGTAGAAATCGTCGCCATCGGAGACCTCTTCCGGGACCGGATCGAAGAGCGCCGCGAGGATCTAAAGGAGGCTCTCGGCGAAGGCTACAAAGTCACCGACGACCGCATCTTCAGCGGATTCGACGCCTATAAACACGTCATCGATAGCGACGTGGACCTCGTCATCCTCGCGACACCGCCCGGTTTCCGGCCGATCCATCTGCGGTACGCCGTCGAAGCCGGGAAACACGTGTTCGTCGAAAAACCCTGCGCGGTCGACCCGAGCGGGGTCCGGTCGGTGATCGAATCCGGTGAGATGGCGATGGCCAAGGGCCTTTCAATCGTCGCTGGCACGCAGTACCGCCGGCAGCCCAGCTACGTGGAAGCCATCAAGCGCATCCACGAGGGCAGAATCGGCGAAGTCGTCAGCGCGGCGGAATATTACCTGACCGGCCCCATCTGGCTGCGTCCGCGGAAACCCGGCATGTCCGACATGGAGTGGCAATGCCGCAACTGGTACTATTTCACCTGGCTTTCGGGCGACCACATTGTCGAACAGTTCGTGCACAATCTGGATACGATCGACTGGGTGATGCAGGGCCCTCCGGTGAGCGCGATCGGATCGGGCGGCCGGCAGGCGCGCGTCGATCCTTCGTTTGGCCACATCTGGGACAACTTCAACATCCAGTACACCTATGCCAACGAGGTGCGCGTGACGGCCATGTGCCGGCAGATGGAAAACTGCTACACGAACGTGTCGAACCGCATCATCGGCACGGAGGGCGTGGCGGACATCCATCCGGACTTCTCCCGCCTCACTTCGCACAAGGGCAAGGTCATCTTCGAGCATCCTGAAAAGGGCAACAACCCGTACGTGCAGGAGCATACGGATCTGATCGCGAGCATCCGCGCCGGCCAGCCGCTGAACGAAGCGAAACACGTCGCCTACAGCACGATGACCGCCATCCTCGGGCGTGAAGCCTGCTACACCGGCCAGGAAGTCACCTGGGAGCAGCTCATGAAGTCCGAACAGAAACTGGTGCCGGACACATTCGCCTTCGGCTCGCTGGCCGAAGCGCCGGTGGCCGTCCCCGGCATCACCCAGGTCGAACGCCTCTTTTCGTGA
- a CDS encoding WbqC family protein produces the protein MVVVLAPEYLPGCAFMAMMRCADCVVLADTYQYSRQSFHNRARVRTPQGWQWLTVPLVGGQHGRPIRETEIDNRTPWRERHARSIRYNYSSAPFYDYYIDQLHRTALADGQTLGDLCCGGIEWLAKTLAPGATVTRASHLAGAPASLSGIIDALGRGDVLLSASRYRHDGGAVSDPTIATFALAPYPQNFPGYEPNMSVIDLLFACGPDTGRRLDAGLTIERIRRL, from the coding sequence ATGGTTGTTGTACTCGCCCCCGAATACCTTCCCGGATGCGCGTTTATGGCCATGATGCGGTGCGCGGATTGTGTGGTGCTTGCGGATACCTACCAGTATAGCCGGCAATCCTTCCACAATCGGGCCCGGGTACGGACCCCTCAGGGCTGGCAGTGGCTAACGGTGCCGTTGGTCGGCGGACAACACGGTAGGCCGATCAGGGAGACCGAGATCGACAACCGGACGCCCTGGCGCGAACGCCACGCTCGATCGATTCGCTACAACTACAGTTCGGCGCCGTTTTATGACTATTACATCGATCAGTTGCATCGGACCGCGCTGGCGGACGGTCAAACGCTGGGTGATCTGTGCTGCGGCGGCATCGAATGGCTGGCAAAAACGTTGGCTCCCGGGGCCACTGTGACACGCGCCTCTCATCTCGCTGGCGCGCCGGCTTCGCTCTCCGGGATCATCGACGCCCTCGGTCGCGGCGATGTGCTCCTGAGCGCCTCCCGGTACCGTCACGACGGCGGGGCCGTGAGCGACCCAACCATCGCCACGTTCGCCCTGGCGCCGTATCCGCAGAATTTCCCTGGATACGAGCCCAATATGTCAGTTATTGATCTGTTGTTTGCCTGTGGTCCCGATACCGGCCGCAGGTTGGATGCCGGCCTGACGATCGAGCGGATCCGCCGCCTGTGA
- the cruF gene encoding bisanhydrobacterioruberin hydratase CruF, producing the protein MTLTYSWLPAGQTRADRWLRALAITFIAAMGFSIGGSLLLRLIPSSMALFGPYYPTLVKFPTWTYMAILPLIALFLYGPSLGWKTAFVAFLVGSGIGGASELIGTTTGVPFGPYAYTFWLGPKILEHVPYFIPPSWFAMSIVSYELAGRVTPHTLTRAPLAATFMVLWDVSLDPAMSRAFPFWTYPEGGFFYGMPLSNWAGWFVVSLAIMGVYSLLFKDKRLFHAWSPVFYLLNCAFPLTISLLYGLYGAVAAGLIATAVPLFLCRTDRKPSPVALTS; encoded by the coding sequence ATGACGTTAACCTACTCATGGCTCCCCGCCGGCCAGACTCGTGCGGACCGCTGGCTCCGAGCGCTCGCCATTACATTCATCGCCGCCATGGGATTCAGCATCGGCGGCAGCCTGCTGCTCCGCCTGATCCCTTCCAGCATGGCCCTGTTCGGGCCATATTATCCTACGCTTGTCAAATTTCCAACCTGGACGTACATGGCAATCCTCCCGCTGATCGCCCTCTTCCTGTACGGTCCGTCGCTTGGATGGAAGACGGCTTTTGTGGCCTTCCTCGTAGGCAGCGGCATCGGCGGTGCGAGTGAACTCATCGGCACCACGACCGGCGTACCCTTCGGTCCCTACGCTTACACGTTCTGGCTGGGCCCCAAAATCCTGGAGCATGTGCCTTACTTCATCCCGCCGTCGTGGTTTGCGATGTCCATCGTGAGTTATGAGCTGGCCGGCCGCGTCACCCCTCACACCCTCACCCGCGCGCCCCTGGCTGCGACGTTTATGGTGCTGTGGGACGTCTCGCTCGACCCGGCGATGAGCCGCGCATTTCCGTTCTGGACGTATCCCGAAGGAGGATTTTTTTATGGCATGCCGCTCAGTAATTGGGCCGGCTGGTTCGTGGTTTCGCTCGCCATCATGGGCGTGTATAGCCTGCTCTTCAAGGACAAGCGGCTATTCCATGCGTGGAGCCCTGTTTTTTACCTGCTCAACTGCGCGTTTCCCCTTACCATTTCGCTGCTGTACGGACTCTACGGAGCCGTCGCCGCCGGCCTCATCGCTACGGCGGTGCCGCTTTTCTTGTGCCGAACGGACCGTAAACCGTCGCCGGTCGCCTTGACTTCCTGA